Part of the Porites lutea chromosome 14, jaPorLute2.1, whole genome shotgun sequence genome, CACCAGTTTCTTCACACAGTGTACTAAATGGATAGTGCACTTTCTTCAAATACTTCCACAAACTGTCTCTTCCATTTACCAGAAACATTACATAAAATACGACAAGAACCTTGACAAATTCAGGTTTCTCTCATGATTATTGTGTCTACCTTGCAGATGCATTTATTAAGAACTTGATCCTCACAATTGTGCTTCCTTTGAGTTTGGCTTTCTTATTCATCGTTACCGTGTGCCTGATTTTTCGGCCATGTTGCCAAACAAAACCAAGAGAAGACAAAAAGGTACAGTGATCTTTATAGCGATATTCATCAAAGCTTGGAAACAATCGATTTTAATGTATAACTTTGAATGCCTTCACCTTCCCCTTTTGAACAATCAAAGCCCGGTAATGTGAGcgaaaatgttattttagtttgtgTTAGGGAAGCGCGGCAATTGGATTGAACTTCCCAGATCAGCTGTCGAGTTCAAGGAGAAGTTAGGTGAAGGGGCATTTGGAGAAGTTTTCAAGGGCGAGGTCACGATCAGCGGACAATTTAGGAACTGTGCTATAAAGAAACTTAAAGGTAATCTTTGGTAAACTTTTTTATGTCTATGATTGAGGAAACAACACATTGCCCAAGCCATTAATAGTGCATAGTAGAACATAATTTCCTGTTTGACCAAGGCCTCAATTACTAAACTTTATGTTTTTCTAATAACTTATACAACTGATCAAACAGTACTTTGGGTATTCGAATCGCATTGCTTAGCAAATATAACGCGACATTTGGTATGAAAAATGTTATAGTCTGACTCGTATCAGCAgcaaaaatatttctaaaattttaGAGAATGCAACAGATAAAGATAAGCGTGACCTGAGGAATGAGCTGGAGATTATGGCTGCAGTTGGTGAACATCCCAATGTGATAAATCTTATTGGAGCTTGTACAGAAACAGGTATCTCTAACCTTAATTTTAAACTTGCTCATGGTTGTAAATTTCGTCCATCAAGTTAATTTTCATGAGCATATAGATAGGCACGCTATGAAGGTGGCTCAATGGGGTTTTTtggggtcaatacctcccatgTTTGAGCATTAGctacgtcgccattaacaaagatttggaaaaaataacCAACACAactgtattagataaagatgaaaatttgttatgatcaggatTACAAAGACATCAAAGTTGTCATAGCAAGGAAAaaacgctattacctatttttaTTGTAGTCGTATTTCTCAGCATTGGGAAATCGTTCGCGGAGCTTTTCCCTCCAATAGCTGCCTCAATAATCGCGAAGTTTGAGCGAAATCTGTgtgagcgttatcgagatatctTGAGATGAAGTTTTATGGTTGGAAATTCAGTATAaaactggacaatcttgatgttcagCCGTTATCCTTAGGAAACGAGGCGCTTTTGAAATGCAAGTTTATctacctcatagtagtttcattCACTTTTAAAACGCGCTTGAAAAGATCATGGAAATAGCTTTAGCCAATCGCAAAAAAGAGGGATGTGATTGGCATGCAATGAGGTGCTCTTGTTGgcgtttttgaaaatattttggtctactttaacaaatgaGCCAATAGTTTTGAAGCcgctcgataattttttttttaaaaactgagcCTCTCGAGATTAACCGTTGTTTTATATGACCTTTgagtttcaaaattattgacaaCTAATAACACCTCTCCTCTATATTACCATTTCGCCCCGAGTGAGAAGTTAGTGTCAACGTTTAGTTAAGGGAGGGGCAGGTGGGGAGTTTCTTAGTATCTTGTAATATGTACTAAAATTGTGATGATCAACCGTGCTAAAAAATTAAGCAATGAACTTTCTTTCGAACAGAACCCGCATTAGTGGTCTTACGCCTAGCTGAAAATGGCTGCTTGTTAAAGTTTCTACAGAAGAGCAGAGACAATTCTCACGTAAATGTAAACCAACCGGAAATATGCTTTACAAGAGGTGAAAGAATAAGGATCGCAAGAGATATTGCAAATGGAATGCTACATCTATCAAACAAAAGGGTAAGAAGTTCTAGGAACGGAGAAATTAGGACAGTTAGGATCATTTTGAATTCTCGATCTCGCTGCACTCGATATATCAGGCGAattctgtgttctgattggccgGCTATTTGGGCGGGCCAGGTGGGTGTATCTTTTCCTCTTGGGATTGCTCGCTTTGTTAACGTAAGAAAATATCTGGTGCAATCTTGCGGTCCTGTCCAATATCCACCCAACTTGATCTCTCGCCTGGTAAATATCGCATATTTAttgtatatttctttctttaagtCAGTGAGATCATTATGTCATTCGTTGTGTTAATGTATTAAGTCATTAAGTAGACCTTAGTTGATTTCATAATAGTCCAGGGGCTCAtaatgtttgtttgttcatttattGCCGGATCTCTTTATTTATTCTGAGCTCATCCACCAATGCTTGAAATCCTGTTCCGCTATAGTTGTCTAAGAGTGTTTTGGCGCGAAAGATGAATCTATAGACCCTTTTCATATGACGTCAAGTCCCGGGCGGGGgaggtactgccatatatggactatataggtatgtgccgctgtgaagggtatggttttcaagctgTTTACTCTGGGATaaggtatataaatcagagagcttgggtctagaatagggtaccattttccaggaaactgatcaattgatTAAAGATtgtagtctagactagggagactgggaattgccactcaagaaaaaatcaaatcggttttcttttggctggactgtgctagtgaccttagtagtttctggaaaacagctactctaagATAGTAGTagggggggatttggggagtttagtctagtatagggtagcaaaattcaaaAGTCCTAAAATAATAAACGGTTTCCAAACAAATTCCGTGGGAGTTGTAAATATTTTCTTATGttgcaataaatttgcatagctgctggcCACATGAGTGAAAACCCTGACTAGGACCCGCCGAATTTGCTACGATCTCTCGTAAGCGTTATGCGCTAATACTATATACTAAGGATACATCTTAGCTCAAGATAGCCCCGTAAATAGGGGCCAGTCCTACGATATTGGAGAAATGGATGTTCTGGTTTGATGAGCGCCTGTAATGGTTTACGGTTTTTCTTTGCAGTGCGTTCATCGTGACCTTGCAGCTCGAAATGTCCTTTTAGACGAGAATTTTGTGGCCATGATATCTGACTTTGGTTTGTCACGTGATGTGTACGAAAGTGGTGAATACGAAACATTGTCTGGGGTACGTAATTTAAATACACTCTGTTATATATATGTACTAAAGCGGCTCGTGGTTTCTCTGCAAAGCTTTGACTGACATTTGACactcatttctatggtctataacaGCATAGACAATATTGTCCTgctatctatttatttatctatagAATATCTAGTCACTATCAACTCATGCCATCCTAGAGGTGTTTACAGTGTATGTCAAAACAgatcaatttttttctgccaCCTCTTAATTCTCCTCAGTACCTGGGTGTTTAGTCTGAAGACGCACGGCACAAGATTACAAACAATCAGATGCTCAAATGTTTCCAAAGTGCTGGTAACACAATAAACCCTGTGTGTGGCTACAACGAACCACCTCAATATTTGCGCCAACCCAtccctgcccccccccctcccccacctgaGATGACcggcggttttctaatacaactggtattctgcgaaaaaaaactatgtggtttattggtgttgaagtagagaaagagacgagtgcaccccctcctaaaaaaatcctggatccgcccctgccccACATGGGGTGAATCGGATGCATCATTTACAACGGCTAAATATTTAATCCTACAGGGTCACACATTCACCTTGTTTCTCTCTTCTTGTTATTATTTCAGGGCATGTTGCCAGTACGTTGGATGGCTCTTGAATCCTTAGAAGATTACACCTACAACACAAAAACTGATGTGTAAGTTTAACCAGTAATTACGTTTTTCAACATGGAAGAATCCATAGTCGAAATCAGCGAACGTAGCTGAAGAacaggccacttccgagttcccaaatttctcactttcaaaatgaggccaagtgcacaacctttcttgtgaaaatgaggcTTACTTgcttgagaatgaaaaatcatttccaaatcaaaggctgagcatttagcctcgttttgatacagaggccctggggaactcggaaatggcttatTTACTTTAGTGATAGAACGACTTTCTTTTGCAGTTGGTCATTTGGCATAGTGTTATGGGAAATAGAATCTCGAGGTAAGTTCTTTATATTAATTAAAGGATTATCTCGGGCTAACAGTTGCGGGACGCTAATAATTTTTACAACCATCCCTGAGAGAAATGGGGAATCACTCGTCTAATATAGTTTCTTTTCGCACTTTTCAATTCAGGTTTAATGCCGTATTCAGGATTGGGAGGAATGGAAGTTGTAGAATTTCTCAAGTCAGGACAGAGACTGAAACAACCTGATGGCTGTCCAGATAAGATGTAttttttcagcaattttttcagtttcatgCTGGTAAAAGATTTGAGTTGCTTTTTGACGCGAGTCACTAAGAAACTGTTTCTTGCTTCAACAGATTTGAGATAATGACGTCATGCTGGCATTCAGACCCCTCACAACGCCCATCATTCGACGAGATTGTTGCCTCACTGGATCATGCACCGCAAGCAATAAGGTATTGCCTTGTaccacttgtgacgtcattaaaGTTACCGTTCAAAGACGTCATTGACACTTTCCTTGTGCCGGGGGACAAGAACTTTTTAGCATACCcaaatgagcacaattcagtcaagcaAGCCagagaaaaacgcaaaaaatcaAGTATTTTTgtccagaaaaaaattcccaCTGCCCAACCTTACTTCTTGCTAAATAATTTCACCATCCATTAGGTTTTTTCACTGAAATCGAAGCCTAGTATGTGcccagtaaaagaaaaaacaaatgagaaGTAACTGAAAGCGAAAGAAGGGGCAAGGAAACAAAGAGAATGGGTTTAAGTATTAACATGGATTAAAAATGAACAACTGGTACAATTCAGGCTTTTTTCGAAATGCAGACCACGGGGTAACAAAATAGACCCCTTTTTGCTGCAGGTCAGTTCACTTATAAGGCACAAATGACGTCCAACAAAATGTGGCATCAACAGAAAAGTGGCCAACACTGACACGAAAAGGAGTTCGTCCCCGACGTTCTCACCAAAAATTAGTACTCTTTAAATATTAAGAAGCGAAAGTCCTGAAAGCCAGGAGCGTAGCGTCCATATACGAACATACGCCCGTGCATACATGTACAGATGAAATATGaataaatacatatatatatttttattttcttaaaaagcatttttttatcattttttttttcgcgtgaTATTGTTGTGTTTGTGTTAGTATATCCCTTAGTTATCTTATTATTATTCCATTATTCTGAGGGCGTCAATGGCCGTTTTTCTTCGCAAACATTGTACCTTACCGGCAACACTAGAGAtgagtaaaataaacaactaactaCTGCATTTTCCTGCGTAttaatttgctgaaaatgttcGAAGGAAAACGCGGGGaatggcatttccgagaccctaaaTTTGAGACGGGGGGTGCATGCCCTAGACCCGTCTAGCCGGGTTGGGCCTCCTTCGGCGCTACATCTTTTCTTCCCCGCGTTCGTACACTTTCAAAACCTCACGGTACGCCCCTGAAAGTACACGTTATATAATGACTCCTGCATTTTGTAAAGGATgcatttttatagtcttttcTTTTAACGTGTTATTGTACTTTAATTATCAGGATTGATCTTAATGATGGGGACACTGGGTGTAAACTTCAAGGAAACATAAATTTGGCATTGGCAACTGATGAAATGAATAAAGATGACATCAGCATCAACATGAGAGACGGAATCTCTCCATGCGGACCTCCGGTAAAAGAAGATCTGGGATCGCAAGCCGAGGAACAAAATCACAGCGAAAACAGTAGTAGCCTAGTTCATCAGATTCCTTTACGTGAACTCAGTTCAAGAACTGCAGATAAAAGATCAGAATCCTGTGGACACAATAACAATCAgcgagaacaagatcagtctgTCAGATCAAATCTTTATATTTGAACTTGCAGGAAATACAATGGTCTGTGAACTTGCACTGATCTGCCTTCACTCAAAAAAATATCCCGCACCcagctttatttttcttacaCAGCGAATGTGTCTTTGTCTTGAACAGATATAGAGAGTAGGCACGCCCAAATGTATAGTAGAATGCTGAAGAATAATCCTAGGACAGGACTAAGCCAACCTAAACGAAAAACAATACGTAATTAAACGTTGTAAATGTAGTCTGAACTGTGCATGTCTACGCTTAGAGCTTACAACCTTTGGCGGCTTCTCAGCTATGGAATTCGTTATACCCCTACGACTGGAGGCCTTCTTTATGCAGTAGTGGTCGTGCTTTTAACTAAATTCAGTCAATTTACTTCTTAACACAATGTTTTTTTACGTAAAAATCTTTCTACGATAAGAAAGAGGATGAAATGCATGCATTCTGGCACGGAATTTGAGTAGATCTCACTGTCTATATCACCCCAAAATATATAATTGCTCACCAACTTCGTGTTCGCAACAGTCTATTAGTATTTGCGGTTGCTGCGGCTGCGTCAATATTTCCTGACGATACTGTTCGCTTTCTTGTCGGGAACATTCGGGATTTTCCGAAATTACCGGAGGAATGAGTGGCTTCTCTCGTGAAGGAAGACTTAGCGTTCTTCGAGAGCGATGACATCCCAGCGGTGGAGGGGGGTTGAAAGAATTGCTCCGAAAGACACGTGTTTGTACGTTGCCTGAGGGTAGAGGAAGCGCCACACGGTCGGACATGTTTCTTTGAAGCAATTTGCGGTATCACCCTCTACAAAGAGCAGATGAGAACGAAAATGAACCGATAAGACATCAACTAATTCCTGGAAAGAGGAAACAAACCGTGAACGTGGTTTAGGATGTTTGCGATTTCATTGAATGTCGTATAGTAAAGCGTTCAAGAGCAAAGGGAGAAACTTAACTTGGTTcttcaagtgaaaaaaaaagtttcaacgCTTTTTTGAAATTGTAAATCTTTCTCCCACGGCAGAATTTACTCGAAACCCTGAAACATTATCTCAACGTGACACGGTGGAGCGCTGTGGCTAAAACATTGGTCTTTCTCAAGCTCGAAAGGTATTGTTGCACAGACAAAAATAGATTAATTACCCATCAAAaagataaaatgtaaatattatAAGTAGAACGTAAATAATGTGCTGTATCAGCTCCGGATTATAGGTACAACTTTAAAGTCTTACACAAaatcaaataatttttgtttgcatTATATTTACTTGAAGCCCTCGATGTGAACATAGTCTTGTCGTTTATGTCGGAAAGTGCCATTCCAAATTATCTTTTCTGATTTGATTTATTTCTCTGAGTAGaataatatattaatttttgacGTCGATGTGTGATAACATCTGTATTTACCTCCGATATGACGTCATTGAGAGCTATGCCACGGCGCTGAAAGTAGAAACGTATCCAAATAAAAAAGGGACCGGGCTAAAaagtaaaatagaaattaaaatgGAACGACAAAAATTGCAAGCAACAACTAAGTCTGTCAGGCAATGAATGATgttgttttaaaatacattgttgGAATTTAGCAAGTATTTACGCCCAGTTGACATTCTCGTATCCGGGGGCTTTATCCGCCAACGCCAAAATAGAGGGCTGAATTTTCTTTAGGAGAATGCCTAAAGTGACTGATTTGACCATTGTTACTGAAAGACGTTCGTTAAAAGAAGGTTTCCTAGCGAAACAACAGATTGAAACTTATTTTGGAATCTGATTTGCAGTTTCAAGAGTAGGCGAAAGAAATATAACATATATCTCATGTTTTTATATGGCGTGAATTACATACACGCAAGCTGAAAATAGCAATCACGAACTAATTGAGTTTGACGAACAATAAGAATTTGAGATCGAAGGCTTTGTTACTCATAAAAAGAGTGAAATGTGCATAAATAACATCATTTGCATGTAAAAAAAAGCCTTACCTCGAGTTCAGTAACGCTTCAAATGGGAAACCCTGATCTCCCGCATAACAAAAGGCTGACTTGTCGCTAAACACTGCGGGCCATATGTTTTCGAGCATAATATTCACGTGGATATAACATGACAGATGAAAAACcgcgtaaacaaatcacaaAGCGTTTCTTGTCATTAACTTAAAAGTGATAGATTTTAAGGAACTGTAGGTTGACAACGTCCCGCTTTATAATGGCTGTCAGGCTGAATAAAATTCGAGCAAAATATCACGCAAATACTGAGTCGGTAAAAACAGTAACTTTCTGATGTGAGAGGTATTCAGAACTCTCTTAAAGTCATAttaattcaaaaaattaaaaaaatatgaagaTGACTTATATATAGCAGGCAAAATGATCCAAGCCACTATAATTTCCACTTAAAACAGTTGGACTTGATTTAAAACGGCGAATTTGCGGGGAGcgaaaattaatatttaaaacTGTCATGCCTACACCGTCGATTTTTCTTCCACACACGTATATTCGACATTTTGCCCCCTTAATGTCATTTGACGTGTCCCTCACATTTTTATTGCCCAAAGGAGCTAAAAACACTAATTCTAATTTAAAATGGCTCGACCATTGTTTCTAATGACGTCACTATgccaaacttttttaaaaagttgtcttaaaaataaacaaaaataatcagGAGAAAGAAGAAATCGGGCAATCGCTACAGAGAGCGCGTTATAGTAACAAAAGTCTTCCTTTTGTACTCTCGATGGTGAAGGGAGTGTTACAGTTGTATTCGTCTTTGCGCCACCAAGAGTGGAAAGGACACCTATAATTCTGTTGTGGTTGAGCACAAAGGTGGACACACTTTAGTGTGCCAGCAGACGGTCTTGTATTCGACCTTGACAactcaacaaaattaattcttctCAGAGTCGAACTGATAATGAAATCTGCATTCCGCAGTGCAGAAAATGATACCTCATAAAACCAATGCTTAGTAGCCTTGATTAACTTATTTAAGGTCCGCGAAATTCATCGCTAGAAAAACAgcggtcaaaaaaaaaaaaaaaaaaaaaaagaaataaaaaggaaaaagaaaacgggCGTCGCTTGACATTCATCTAGTGTTTGCAGCTTACTTATTATTGTTAGTCTTGGTCTTTTATCTTTGGCCCTAAAGTCGTGTGTGAGTGTGTGGAGTTGGGGGAAGGAAGGTTAGAAAGACTGAAAAACACATGGCCACTGACGGTGTGTAAAGAGAGGGACACGAAAGGATGGTATACACAAAAGGAGGCGAGGCTAGTCGCTAGGGAAAGGAGTAGATGAAAGGAGTGCGTCACAGCCTGTGAAGCTGAGCGCGAAGAGGTAACGTCAAATAAATTATCTTTTGACATAATTTACTATTATAAATTTCCCTTTGTTTGTAAATCGTCATTTTTGATTCTCCAGATGTTTAGAAAGAGGAAGCAATGGATACAGTCCCATATCGAGCTttgtgtaaacaactttatgcaaaaattttagtttcataaATAGCGATCCCCTGCATGGCAGCTCCGCTCTTTAATCTGAGTCCTCTGGGCCCGATTCCGTCCATGTTCTTTTCTCAGCCTTTTGTCGAACTCATGTCTTTCCATTTCTGCTCTAATGGCAGTATTCTTTGCTAAATTCTTGTCTTTCTTTGGTTTCctgcttttttttaaactcagtTCAATGCTTGGTTTTATGACAACTGAGCAAATCAGTGAAGAGCCTGAAAGAGGAACAAATTgtaattaaaattcattttataaCGTTCTTTAGTAGGTCGCGCACCAGTGTTACGATAGCTAGCTAAACCTTCGCCAAGAGCAAACcaaagttttattaaatataTCATTTGGTAGTACAAGATAGAAAAACTTCTCAAACCTTTTTTGGGATGGGTCCATTATATTTCAGAAAACAGCCGAAATTGTGCGACACCACTACTGGTTTCTCCGCGAAATTACTGTATGAGGGCGTCAATAAGGTTAACCGTTAGCCGTCAAACGGCATAAAATGTAACCGTCAACGGTCACTGCCGAAGTTCTTGATGGAATTTTGTAAGgcgactctaacttttgagtcttagGACGAAATCGTATGATGTGGCCATTCACATGacagctctctgcctgtactgtCACATtctgctatttgtttttcaaaattttacaaaatgaaattggcaaatttggtccaaatttgcctttggctacatttggcagtgaaagggttaaaaatgcagattaatattaatcgtAAAAATGTTTTAAGGTATCTCAAATTccactatttcagctgatcttcaagGGATTCGGCTGGCTCCTTAAGAATctctaaactggaaaaaccagtCCCCATGTTCTCGAAACACT contains:
- the LOC140924040 gene encoding uncharacterized protein, which gives rise to MSDRVALPLPSGNVQTRVFRSNSFNPPPPLGCHRSRRTLSLPSREKPLIPPVISENPECSRQESEQYRQEILTQPQQPQILIDCCEHEVGWLSPVLGLFFSILLYIWACLLSISVQDKDTFAV